A portion of the Gossypium arboreum isolate Shixiya-1 chromosome 8, ASM2569848v2, whole genome shotgun sequence genome contains these proteins:
- the LOC108466717 gene encoding homeobox-leucine zipper protein ATHB-12-like: METEYHPAVDEAIAGQAPQIPRNKKMNKLKKKRRFSDEQIRLLESIFESETKLEPRKKMQLARELGLQPRQVAIWFQNKRARWKSKQKEQDYNTLKANYDNLESRFESLKKEKQSLILLIQKLSQLLEEPRKGRKGLDGSSTDGGGGGGGSKYGENKWETEAEGQPSFQHEECLGLQTENERDDVKQTGQGGEEFLIMDEYRNDSPASPDKFYGLHSAGMFD, from the exons ATGGAGACAGAGTATCATCCAGCAGTAGATGAAGCAATAGCAGGACAGGCACCTCAAATTCCAAGGAATAAGAAGATGAATAAGctgaagaagaagaggaggttTAGTGATGAGCAAATCAGGTTACTCGAGTCGATATTTGAATCGGAGACGAAGCTCGAACCGAGAAAGAAGATGCAACTGGCGAGGGAGCTAGGGCTTCAGCCTCGCCAAGTAGCTATATGGTTCCAAAACAAAAGAGCCAGATGGAAGTCCAAACAAAAAGAACAAGACTACAATACACTCAAAGCTAATTATGACAACTTGGAGTCAAGATTCGAGTCCTTGAAGAAAGAGAAACAGTCCTTGATTTTACTG ATTCAGAAGTTGAGCCAACTGCTGGAGGAACCTCGCAAGGGCAGGAAGGGTCTTGATGGAAGCAGCACggatggtggtggtggtggtggtggttcaAAATATGGAGAGAACAAGTGGGAGACTGAGGCTGAAGGGCAGCCAAGTTTCCAACACGAGGAATGCCTCGGCTTACAAACTGAAAACGAGAGAGATGATGTAAAGCAAACAGGGCAGGGCGGAGAAGAATTTCTAATAATGGATGAGTATAGGAACGACTCCCCAGCTTCACCTGACAAATTTTATGGGCTTCATTCGGCTGGCATGTTCGATTAA